Proteins co-encoded in one Pseudomonas beijingensis genomic window:
- a CDS encoding acyl carrier protein → MRVQLNDVVQEFIVSNGKIAHSYFSLSEKIIDSLCESNIAKEAILLRVLEQAESVTAHYFNAHQQVLEGVYAHGIETSVSQNVAVLEPVHSSPTILAPVPATETVEQAAALSYGQWLRGEISTVTGFQAQQIDFDQSFESLGIDSLGLVDIFESLAQHFPEKKDLTSQLFDASTPTALLARLEADPQASAVDVQEWVLDQLAAITGFTVEQIDPTHSYESLGLDSLVQLDFLESVVALWPQLKAHSSELANAKFPQATIALIQAALADSQPQAAPSPAATAPQEQEENLLLNALSPLIPDAAQSIDIQTPFAQLGLNGFAREALCQSMAQRCSASEFAGEALMSRRTPQDALALLARLS, encoded by the coding sequence ATGCGCGTGCAACTTAACGATGTGGTGCAGGAATTCATTGTGTCCAATGGGAAAATAGCCCATAGCTATTTCTCTCTGTCCGAAAAAATCATTGATTCATTGTGCGAATCCAATATCGCCAAGGAAGCGATATTGCTGCGCGTGTTGGAACAGGCCGAATCCGTCACTGCCCACTATTTCAATGCTCATCAACAAGTTCTCGAGGGTGTTTATGCCCATGGGATCGAAACCTCCGTCAGCCAGAATGTCGCTGTGCTGGAGCCCGTTCACTCGAGCCCGACAATCCTGGCCCCGGTGCCTGCCACCGAAACCGTCGAACAGGCTGCCGCACTCAGCTACGGGCAATGGTTGCGCGGCGAAATCAGCACAGTCACCGGGTTCCAGGCACAACAGATCGACTTCGATCAAAGTTTCGAAAGCCTGGGGATCGACTCGCTGGGGCTGGTGGACATATTCGAATCCCTGGCCCAGCACTTCCCGGAAAAGAAAGACCTCACCTCGCAGCTATTCGATGCCTCTACCCCAACCGCCCTGCTGGCACGGCTGGAAGCCGATCCGCAGGCATCGGCGGTGGATGTCCAGGAGTGGGTATTGGATCAACTGGCGGCGATCACCGGCTTTACGGTTGAGCAGATCGACCCAACACACAGCTATGAAAGCCTGGGCCTGGATTCGCTGGTGCAGTTGGATTTCCTCGAATCAGTCGTCGCCCTGTGGCCACAGCTCAAGGCTCACAGCTCCGAGCTGGCCAATGCCAAGTTCCCGCAGGCAACCATTGCGCTGATTCAAGCCGCCCTGGCCGATTCCCAGCCGCAAGCGGCGCCCTCACCTGCCGCGACAGCCCCCCAAGAACAGGAAGAAAACCTGCTGCTCAACGCCCTGTCGCCGTTGATCCCCGACGCCGCGCAGTCGATCGATATCCAGACGCCTTTCGCCCAACTGGGTCTCAACGGCTTCGCCCGGGAAGCGCTCTGCCAATCCATGGCACAACGGTGCTCGGCCAGCGAGTTTGCCGGCGAAGCGCTGATGTCCCGTCGCACGCCCCAGGATGCCTTGGCCCTGCTGGCCAGGCTGAGCTAA